The Selenomonas ruminantium subsp. lactilytica TAM6421 genome has a segment encoding these proteins:
- a CDS encoding glutathione peroxidase, giving the protein MIYDYTLKANDGSDFALSDYKGKVLLFVNTATRCGFTPQYKELEAIYEKYQSQGLEIIDIPCNQFMEQAPEDDQGIQQFCSLKYKTRFRRMKKADVNGENELPLYTYLKAQQKFKGFGNGLKATAMSLLLRKRDWNYKKNSDIKWNFTKFLVDRQGNVISRFEPTDSMQDLEASIQNCL; this is encoded by the coding sequence ATGATATATGATTATACATTGAAAGCCAATGACGGCTCAGATTTTGCCTTGTCAGATTATAAGGGGAAGGTACTTCTCTTTGTGAACACTGCCACCCGTTGCGGCTTCACCCCACAGTATAAGGAACTGGAAGCCATTTATGAGAAGTATCAGTCCCAGGGACTGGAAATCATCGACATTCCCTGCAACCAGTTTATGGAGCAGGCCCCGGAAGATGACCAGGGCATACAGCAGTTCTGCTCCTTGAAGTACAAAACCAGATTCCGCAGGATGAAGAAAGCCGATGTCAATGGCGAAAATGAGTTGCCCTTGTACACCTATCTGAAAGCCCAGCAGAAATTCAAAGGCTTTGGTAATGGGCTGAAGGCAACAGCTATGAGCTTGCTTTTAAGGAAGCGAGACTGGAATTACAAGAAAAATTCCGATATAAAATGGAATTTTACCAAATTCCTGGTAGACCGCCAGGGAAACGTGATAAGCCGCTTTGAGCCAACGGATTCGATGCAGGATTTAGAGGCCAGCATACAGAATTGTTTGTAA
- a CDS encoding MarR family winged helix-turn-helix transcriptional regulator, whose product MIDKQTFDPLLLENQLCFPLYACARKIVAAYNPFLKELGLTYPQYITMMVLWENNKVAMRDLGKRLYLDSGTLTPVLKKLEAMGYLKRYRNPEDERILMVSITDEGKTLRQEAEKIPYQMGCLVNQKGELFSGEEVGKLKEQLYQIIHTLE is encoded by the coding sequence ATGATTGACAAACAGACCTTCGACCCGTTGCTTCTGGAAAACCAGCTGTGCTTTCCTTTATATGCCTGTGCCAGGAAAATAGTAGCGGCCTATAACCCCTTCCTGAAAGAACTTGGACTTACCTATCCCCAATACATTACCATGATGGTGCTGTGGGAGAATAATAAGGTTGCCATGCGTGACCTTGGCAAACGCCTTTATCTGGATTCCGGAACGCTGACTCCGGTGCTGAAGAAACTGGAAGCCATGGGCTATCTCAAAAGATACCGCAATCCGGAAGATGAGCGTATCCTGATGGTATCCATTACAGATGAGGGTAAGACTCTGCGGCAGGAAGCGGAAAAGATACCCTATCAGATGGGGTGCCTTGTGAATCAAAAGGGGGAACTGTTCTCCGGCGAAGAGGTTGGCAAGCTGAAGGAGCAGCTTTATCAGATTATCCATACGTTAGAATAA
- a CDS encoding flavin reductase family protein codes for MSVEFTGKNACIAPEGVFIIGTYDENGVPNAMNAAWGAQSDFDEITLFLAKHKTTENIKHTKAFTVAFATKDTVEIADYFGVETGNKVNKIEKAGCHVHKSAHVNAPIIEEFPVTLECECVSYSDETGILVGKIIAQQADEAVLTDGVVDYDKLQPIIFDIATKTYRLVGPVVGKAFHDGLKLKN; via the coding sequence ATGAGTGTAGAATTTACTGGCAAGAATGCGTGCATTGCACCGGAAGGCGTATTTATCATTGGGACTTATGACGAAAATGGAGTCCCAAACGCCATGAACGCAGCTTGGGGTGCACAGTCGGATTTTGATGAAATCACCTTGTTTCTGGCCAAACACAAAACCACGGAGAACATCAAGCATACCAAGGCTTTTACCGTGGCTTTTGCTACCAAGGACACGGTGGAAATCGCTGACTACTTTGGCGTGGAAACCGGCAACAAGGTCAACAAGATAGAAAAGGCTGGCTGCCATGTCCACAAGAGTGCCCATGTAAATGCTCCTATCATCGAGGAATTTCCTGTGACGCTGGAGTGTGAGTGCGTAAGCTACAGTGACGAGACTGGAATTTTGGTGGGGAAAATCATCGCCCAGCAGGCCGATGAAGCAGTGCTTACCGACGGAGTAGTGGATTACGATAAGCTCCAGCCGATTATCTTTGACATTGCCACCAAGACCTACCGTTTGGTAGGGCCGGTTGTGGGGAAGGCTTTCCATGACGGGCTGAAGCTCAAGAATTGA
- a CDS encoding winged helix-turn-helix transcriptional regulator, giving the protein MSEGKKVKISPVPMDDWFGKCPYATVQKLISGKWAMLILHNLEDGPVRFNDLQRQLPKMTHATLSVQLKNLIEHGLVIRRQYESIPPRVEYSLSEIGQKFHPVLEAMEVWGKEYISYMKNNDSTEEGQV; this is encoded by the coding sequence ATGTCTGAGGGTAAAAAGGTGAAAATATCCCCGGTTCCTATGGACGATTGGTTTGGAAAATGTCCCTATGCTACAGTGCAGAAGCTCATTTCCGGCAAATGGGCTATGCTCATTTTGCATAATCTGGAGGATGGCCCCGTGCGTTTCAATGACCTGCAACGGCAGCTGCCGAAGATGACACATGCCACGCTGTCTGTTCAGTTGAAGAACCTGATAGAGCATGGGTTGGTTATCCGTCGTCAGTATGAATCCATTCCGCCCCGGGTGGAATACTCCCTAAGCGAAATTGGTCAGAAGTTTCATCCTGTGTTGGAGGCAATGGAAGTTTGGGGGAAGGAATATATCTCCTACATGAAGAATAATGATAGTACAGAGGAGGGGCAAGTATGA
- a CDS encoding pyridoxamine 5'-phosphate oxidase family protein: protein MTNAEKVNEFLDKAKTFYFLTTDGDQPKGRPFGFHMLVDGKIYFGCGTFKNVYKQLVANPKAEVLAVVGGEFMRYDGLAKVVKDDALLAKVREIMPQIMDMYDKNGWEMGLFYLENGHAEIRGMLDLKEEFDV from the coding sequence ATGACTAATGCAGAAAAGGTAAACGAGTTCCTGGACAAGGCCAAGACCTTCTATTTCCTGACCACGGACGGTGACCAGCCGAAGGGGCGTCCTTTTGGCTTCCACATGCTGGTGGATGGCAAGATATACTTTGGCTGTGGCACCTTCAAGAATGTCTACAAGCAGCTGGTGGCTAATCCCAAGGCTGAGGTTCTGGCTGTGGTCGGCGGCGAGTTCATGCGGTATGATGGACTGGCCAAGGTAGTCAAGGACGATGCCCTGCTGGCCAAGGTGCGGGAGATAATGCCCCAGATAATGGACATGTACGACAAGAATGGCTGGGAAATGGGGCTCTTTTATCTTGAGAACGGCCATGCTGAGATTCGGGGCATGCTGGATTTGAAGGAAGAATTCGATGTCTGA